ACCTTCGTGTCATTACGTTGTATTCGCTGGCCATGCTCACCGCATCGTTTGTTGTCCCCATGGATCACCCTTTCATCAATGGCCACAGTACCCCGGTCGGTGCACGCTCCATTTTCATTATCGCCGTCGTGGAGGCTGGCATGCCCAAAGTTGCCCACTTTTTCAGCGGAGTCTTTGTCTTCTCGGCCTTCACTTGCGGTGTTAACTCTATGTATATCGTGACAAGGGTTTTGCATACCCTGGCTCTTCGCGGTCAGACTGGCCCTGAGTTTATTACGAGACGTCTTCGCCAGTGTCGATCTGGGGTGCCAGTGAGAGCGGTTTTGATGACAGGTGCCATCATGATGGTCGCTTACACGGGCCGTGAAGGCTCAGTTGGGGCAGTAAGTACTGCTGCCCTTCTGGGTGGGCATCTGCTGATTCATAATGCCACAATTAGAGACTTGACGAGCTAGCCAACAACTGCACTGTATCCTGTAAGTCCCTCTTCCCTATATCACCATGCATGCTTTGAAACCCGAGTGAGACCGACTGGCTAATAAACATGCACAGGTCTCGTGTAAGTGAAAGCTATATTTACCGGATTTCTTTCTAGATTCTGGGTTAGCCTTTTAAGAAAAACGCCAGGGTACTGATGAATGTGTCTAGTGTTTATGCCTCCATATGTGCAACCTATCTGTACTTTTTCCGGACGTGAGTCTTCCACAAGTTGAATTTCTCAGCCATTTGCAGCTCTGACATCTCACCTCTAGACTTGAAGATGCCAAAATATACGGCAATACGTCTGAGTCACAGGCAGCGAGCTATGATCGAGACAACCCTGGGTATCCATATAAGTCCCACGGGCAATGGCTCAAAGCTTGCTATGGGTTAGTTGCTTGTGTCGTTCTTATCCTCTTCAACGGGGTAGGCGCCTTTATTGAGCCCTTCAGCATTCGCAAGTTCATTGCTGCTTATATTAGTGTAAGTGCTCGAGCTCAGGCGGATTGCCAGCGCAGCGCACGATACTGACCAGTCATAGCTTCCGGTGTTCATTTGACTCATCTTGTGTTATAATATCCGTAAACACGGGTTCCGGTTTAGGGATTGGTGGACAGACAAGTCGGGCGACTTGAGCCAGACCGTGCAGGCTTCAAGCCATACGTGGAAGGGAAGGCTCGAGTTCCCTGACAGTGGCATCACAAGACACAACTGGGCAGACTTTGTTCATTGGGTCTGGGTATGGCTGAAGTAAAGTGGATATAGCTAAACAGCAACGCTGCACCTCTTAACTTGTGGAGATGAAAGTACTGAAGTATTATGGCGAAGCTATTGTGTATAGTTATATTACGGGGCTTGGGAGAATCTGTCCCGTTGCTAGTTAGCTGCTTCTCGTATCAATCTCATGCCCCAGCACACTCGTGCAAGAAAATTCAAGGTGGTTATCGAATCAAAGGCCCGACAAAATAATCAAGAAGAGCTTAGGGGTCATTGAACATTCATCATGTTGCAATACTCGAGGCCTATATTCTATTTCTATACCGCCTGTAACTAGGTAACAAAGTTCCTCCAAACTGTCGTTATCTCCGTTTCCTGTCCATAACGTACGGGGAAAGATATTGATATATATAGAGATCGTTTGTTTGTCTGAAAAGCTGAAAGAAACACTTCAAAGTCACCACATGTCATGGTGAAACAGAGCTTTGGTTTGAATCAATTAGAGGCCAACGATATGGCCACAGACAAAACTAAACACTCGTTTTGATGCCTATGATTCTACCGTTCTCATATACACAGTGTAGGCATACAACCAAAAGCACTGTCATATTATACACATATACACACGCCT
The sequence above is a segment of the Podospora pseudoanserina strain CBS 124.78 chromosome 5, whole genome shotgun sequence genome. Coding sequences within it:
- a CDS encoding hypothetical protein (COG:E; EggNog:ENOG503NXVB), with amino-acid sequence MFSYIGMDIVAATAAESRALSDVESMKMAARKINLRVITLYSLAMLTASFVVPMDHPFINGHSTPVGARSIFIIAVVEAGMPKVAHFFSGVFVFSAFTCGVNSMYIVTRVLHTLALRGQTGPEFITRRLRQCRSGVPVRAVLMTGAIMMVAYTGREGSVGARLDELANNCTVSCLVVYASICATYLYFFRTLEDAKIYGNTSESQAASYDRDNPGYPYKSHGQWLKACYGLVACVVLILFNGVGAFIEPFSIRKFIAAYISLPVFI